A genomic stretch from Bifidobacterium sp. ESL0769 includes:
- a CDS encoding nitroreductase family protein, translating to MTETQHNLRTNETIETLLNRRSIRKFKPEAIDEQTVATLETVAQHAASSQYLQDWSAVRVEDQALKDAIAEICCQTYVAEAPLLYIFIADEHRNAAVAERKGVKVHSDEFTLNSSYRFTQAQNDAVLALHAMETAAFSLDLGCVILGSVLNDPRKLIELLHLPEFTYPVLGLAIGKPDQSPALKPRMERDDQFFADRYPADDTELLHGLDAFDDSVHKYYDLRNTSRPVDAFSDQIANNAVDTGVFSRSVKPVAEDQGFRFDR from the coding sequence ATGACTGAAACTCAACATAACCTTCGTACCAACGAAACTATCGAAACTCTACTCAACCGCCGCTCAATCCGCAAATTCAAGCCGGAAGCCATCGACGAGCAGACCGTCGCCACGCTGGAAACCGTGGCACAGCATGCCGCCTCCAGCCAGTATCTGCAGGACTGGTCGGCCGTGCGCGTCGAGGACCAGGCCCTCAAGGACGCCATCGCCGAAATCTGCTGCCAGACCTACGTGGCCGAAGCACCGCTGCTTTATATCTTCATCGCTGACGAGCACCGTAACGCCGCCGTCGCCGAGCGCAAGGGCGTCAAGGTCCATTCCGACGAATTCACATTGAATTCCAGCTATCGCTTCACCCAGGCGCAGAATGACGCCGTGCTTGCGCTACACGCGATGGAAACTGCCGCGTTTTCGCTGGACTTGGGCTGCGTGATCCTCGGCTCCGTTTTGAACGACCCGCGCAAGCTCATCGAGCTGCTGCACCTGCCCGAATTCACCTACCCCGTGCTCGGCCTCGCCATCGGCAAGCCCGACCAGTCGCCGGCACTGAAGCCACGTATGGAGCGCGACGACCAGTTCTTCGCCGATCGCTACCCTGCCGACGACACGGAACTGCTTCACGGACTCGACGCCTTCGATGACAGCGTCCACAAGTATTACGATTTGCGCAACACCTCGCGCCCGGTCGATGCCTTCAGCGACCAAATCGCCAACAATGCCGTCGACACCGGCGTCTTCAGCCGCTCCGTCAAACCGGTTGCCGAAGACCAAGGCTTCCGTTTCGACCGCTAA
- a CDS encoding aldo/keto reductase produces MKYSELGTSGVKASRVALGAMRMNAKSPDEAREIVQTVLDDGVNFFDTADCYTAGESSRRLGQALKDVGVDRSKIYVQTKFGIYRDPKSDDITRYNFSKAHLLAALDSELKNLQTDYVDFVLLHRPDTLVELDELAETFNELQSSGKVRHFGVSNVNPMQVEMLQSALDQKLEINQLQFGLGHTGMVQQEIHVNMQDTASVDHDGGLISYSRLKKMTIQAWSPFQFGFFEGVFTDNPKFPELNEALQRVADAHGVTKNAIAVAWILRHPAKMQVLLGSMTPSRLKEMMAGADVEITAQEWYDLYVAAGNDLP; encoded by the coding sequence ATGAAATATAGCGAACTCGGAACGTCGGGCGTGAAAGCCTCGCGCGTGGCCCTCGGCGCGATGCGAATGAATGCCAAAAGCCCTGACGAGGCGCGCGAAATCGTGCAAACTGTGCTGGATGACGGCGTGAATTTCTTCGATACCGCAGACTGCTATACGGCCGGCGAGAGCAGCAGACGGCTTGGCCAAGCGCTCAAGGACGTCGGCGTGGACCGCAGCAAGATTTATGTACAGACAAAGTTCGGCATTTACCGCGATCCGAAGAGCGATGATATCACCCGTTACAACTTCTCCAAGGCTCATCTCCTCGCCGCGCTTGACAGCGAACTGAAAAACCTGCAGACCGATTATGTCGATTTCGTGCTCCTGCATCGCCCTGATACGCTCGTCGAGCTCGATGAACTGGCGGAAACGTTCAACGAGCTGCAATCGAGCGGCAAGGTGCGTCATTTCGGCGTGAGCAATGTCAACCCGATGCAGGTCGAGATGCTGCAGAGCGCGCTGGACCAAAAGTTGGAAATCAACCAGTTGCAATTCGGGCTGGGGCACACCGGCATGGTGCAGCAGGAGATTCACGTCAACATGCAGGATACGGCGAGCGTCGACCACGACGGCGGGCTGATTAGCTACTCGCGCTTGAAGAAGATGACCATTCAGGCGTGGAGCCCGTTCCAGTTCGGTTTCTTCGAGGGTGTGTTCACCGACAACCCGAAGTTCCCTGAGCTCAACGAGGCCTTGCAACGCGTCGCCGATGCGCATGGCGTCACCAAGAACGCGATCGCCGTGGCATGGATTCTGCGTCACCCAGCCAAGATGCAGGTGCTGCTGGGTTCGATGACCCCGAGCCGTCTCAAGGAAATGATGGCCGGTGCGGATGTCGAGATCACCGCTCAGGAATGGTACGACCTCTACGTCGCCGCCGGAAACGATCTGCCGTAA
- the metG gene encoding methionine--tRNA ligase, with amino-acid sequence MTHILVNVAWPYANGPRHIGHVAGFGVPSDVYARYERMKGNDVLMVSGTDEHGTPILVEADKEGVSPQELANRYNRVIAKDLCDLGLSYDLFTRTTTGNHEHVVQEMFKQCLKNGYIYKGTQKVAISPSTGRTLPDRYIEGTCPICGADGARGDQCDNCGNELDPDELINPVSKINGEKPEFKETEHFFLDLPALAEANLAWLKTRKGWRTNVINFSLGLFKEVKPRAITRDIDWGIPVPVDGWIDNPNKKLYVWFDAVIGYLSASIEWARRKGEPDAWKRWWNDPKSPAYYFMGKDNITFHSQIWPSEILAYNGEGSKGGEPGEYGKLNLPEQVVASEFMTMEGKKFSSSRGIVIYVKDILARYPVDAVRYYISVAGPETSDADFTWSEFVRHNNEELAASWGNLVNRVANLMYKNFGEIPELDEDSMTAEDRALLEETATAFDTVGGLIDHHHQKNALNEAMKVVGDINKYISAVEPWKIKDDSKRLGTVLHICAQAVSDANHLLAPFLPQSAQKVWEALGGVGTFSPLPHIEEVEDLDKPGFKYPIITGDYELGRTVHPWQSEPLIAGTPVPKPSPIFQKIPKEAVTEELTRFEADLEARKEAEAKRLEEAKEKLAEEEKDK; translated from the coding sequence ATGACTCATATTTTGGTGAACGTTGCATGGCCGTACGCGAACGGCCCTCGCCATATCGGACACGTGGCCGGTTTCGGCGTGCCTTCCGACGTGTACGCGCGCTACGAACGTATGAAGGGCAACGATGTCCTGATGGTTTCCGGCACCGACGAGCACGGCACCCCGATTCTGGTCGAGGCTGACAAGGAAGGCGTGAGCCCGCAGGAACTGGCCAACCGCTACAACCGCGTCATCGCCAAGGATCTTTGCGACCTCGGCCTGAGCTACGACCTTTTCACCCGCACCACAACGGGCAACCACGAACATGTCGTCCAGGAGATGTTCAAGCAGTGCCTCAAGAACGGGTACATATATAAGGGTACGCAGAAGGTTGCGATTTCGCCTTCCACCGGTCGTACTCTGCCTGATCGTTATATCGAAGGCACTTGCCCGATCTGCGGGGCCGACGGCGCTCGCGGCGACCAGTGCGATAACTGCGGCAACGAGCTCGACCCTGACGAGCTGATCAACCCCGTTTCCAAAATCAACGGTGAGAAGCCGGAATTCAAGGAAACAGAACACTTCTTCCTCGACCTCCCGGCGCTCGCTGAGGCGAACCTTGCATGGCTGAAGACCCGTAAGGGCTGGCGTACCAACGTCATCAACTTCTCGCTCGGCCTCTTTAAAGAGGTCAAGCCGCGCGCCATCACGCGTGACATTGACTGGGGCATTCCTGTGCCGGTCGACGGCTGGATTGACAATCCCAACAAGAAACTTTATGTCTGGTTCGATGCGGTTATCGGCTACTTGTCCGCTTCCATCGAGTGGGCTCGTCGCAAGGGTGAGCCCGACGCGTGGAAGCGTTGGTGGAACGATCCGAAGTCCCCGGCCTACTATTTCATGGGCAAAGACAACATCACCTTCCACTCCCAGATTTGGCCCTCCGAGATACTCGCTTACAACGGCGAAGGCTCCAAGGGCGGCGAACCCGGTGAATACGGCAAGCTCAACCTGCCCGAGCAGGTCGTGGCCAGCGAGTTCATGACGATGGAGGGCAAGAAGTTCAGCTCCTCGCGTGGCATCGTCATCTATGTTAAAGACATTCTGGCGCGGTACCCGGTTGACGCCGTGCGCTACTACATTTCCGTGGCCGGCCCTGAGACTTCCGACGCTGATTTCACCTGGTCTGAGTTTGTGCGTCACAACAACGAGGAGCTTGCCGCCAGTTGGGGCAACCTCGTCAACCGCGTCGCCAACCTCATGTACAAGAACTTCGGCGAGATTCCGGAACTCGACGAGGATTCCATGACTGCCGAGGACCGTGCGCTGCTCGAAGAGACGGCCACCGCGTTCGACACGGTTGGTGGGCTCATCGATCACCATCACCAGAAGAACGCCCTCAACGAAGCCATGAAGGTCGTCGGCGACATCAACAAGTACATCTCCGCGGTCGAACCATGGAAGATCAAGGACGATTCGAAGCGTCTCGGCACCGTGCTGCACATCTGCGCACAGGCCGTCTCCGACGCGAACCATCTTCTCGCCCCCTTCCTGCCGCAGTCCGCGCAGAAGGTTTGGGAGGCGCTTGGCGGCGTCGGCACGTTCTCGCCGCTTCCGCATATCGAAGAGGTTGAGGACCTTGATAAGCCCGGTTTCAAGTATCCGATCATCACCGGTGACTACGAGCTCGGTCGCACCGTCCATCCGTGGCAGAGCGAGCCCCTTATCGCTGGCACTCCGGTTCCTAAGCCGTCTCCTATCTTTCAGAAGATTCCGAAAGAGGCCGTCACCGAGGAGCTGACCCGCTTCGAAGCCGACCTGGAGGCCCGCAAGGAGGCCGAGGCCAAGCGTCTGGAAGAAGCCAAGGAAAAGCTCGCCGAAGAAGAAAAAGACAAGTGA
- a CDS encoding MFS transporter — protein sequence MSSPANQGQNRDSEGSGQNQHGVHPIQSVKNVMHIGASSTHDGSEKANSSNAAESDEPKMQKIHVRRQFLRTKDVTVVEEKTLKQAIAGTVVGNFMEWYDFGIYGYLAVTMASVFTSGLPKSMSLIVMLLGFAVSFLVRPLGGIVLGPLGDRVGRQKVLFLTMGMMVVSTALIGILPTSKQIGVWAIVPLYALQMVQGFSTGGEYSGATTYISEFSPDRKRGFYSAWLDMGSYIGSAFGAAMVAITTTIAENGWGANAMVNGGWRIPYLLTIPLGILAMALRTHIPETPQFAAHQQRQEEEQEHWSHEAREAAWRQESPWDRPGTMLYVIKRHWRRLLIAVAIVAATNTAGYVLTSYMPTYLREEVGTTPTMAAAATVPVLIIMALCLPLIGHLSDIIGRKPIYGIAVLSTFILVYPAFQLLHHGTFWTIQAALAMIAVPVAFYAGVSASTLPALFPTESRFSGMGLSYNFAVSLFGGTTPLVSQALITFTGNHDAPGFYIMFFAIFSGIAAIVMRESSKSPLPGSMPTVGSEEEARELVLTQEQNPNLDTSTMPMPMITVEIPVGQTLPQRPENIKPVVHKDPKPDSQDTESKPNEPDGKQSNKK from the coding sequence ATGTCATCACCAGCCAATCAGGGGCAAAACCGCGATTCTGAGGGCTCAGGACAGAACCAGCACGGGGTGCATCCAATCCAAAGCGTCAAAAATGTAATGCATATCGGAGCGAGTTCTACACACGATGGTTCCGAGAAGGCCAACTCGTCGAATGCGGCCGAATCCGACGAACCGAAAATGCAGAAAATCCACGTCCGCCGCCAGTTCCTGCGCACCAAAGACGTCACCGTCGTCGAGGAAAAAACGCTGAAACAGGCCATCGCCGGCACCGTGGTCGGCAACTTCATGGAATGGTACGACTTCGGCATTTATGGCTACCTCGCGGTAACGATGGCCAGCGTTTTCACCAGTGGACTGCCGAAGAGCATGAGCCTGATCGTAATGCTGCTGGGCTTTGCCGTGAGCTTCCTCGTCCGGCCTTTGGGCGGTATCGTTTTGGGCCCGCTCGGCGATCGCGTGGGCCGGCAGAAGGTGCTGTTCCTGACGATGGGCATGATGGTAGTCTCCACCGCGCTTATCGGCATCCTGCCAACCAGCAAACAAATCGGTGTCTGGGCCATCGTCCCGCTATACGCGCTGCAGATGGTACAGGGCTTCTCCACCGGCGGCGAATACTCCGGCGCGACCACCTATATTTCAGAGTTTTCTCCCGACCGCAAGCGCGGTTTCTACAGCGCCTGGCTTGACATGGGCTCCTACATCGGCTCAGCGTTCGGCGCCGCGATGGTGGCCATTACCACGACCATCGCCGAAAACGGCTGGGGTGCGAACGCCATGGTCAATGGCGGCTGGCGCATTCCCTATCTTCTGACTATTCCGCTGGGCATTCTGGCAATGGCACTGCGTACCCACATTCCCGAAACCCCGCAGTTCGCCGCGCACCAGCAGCGTCAAGAGGAGGAGCAAGAGCATTGGTCACACGAGGCGCGCGAAGCCGCGTGGAGGCAGGAATCGCCGTGGGACCGTCCCGGCACAATGCTTTACGTCATCAAGCGCCACTGGCGTCGTCTGCTGATCGCCGTGGCCATCGTCGCGGCCACGAACACCGCCGGCTACGTGCTCACCAGCTACATGCCGACCTATCTGCGCGAGGAAGTCGGCACGACCCCGACCATGGCCGCTGCCGCAACCGTTCCGGTGCTCATCATCATGGCGCTGTGCCTGCCGCTCATCGGCCATCTTTCTGACATCATCGGGCGCAAGCCTATCTATGGCATTGCGGTGCTCTCGACGTTCATCCTGGTCTATCCGGCGTTCCAGCTGCTGCACCACGGCACGTTCTGGACCATCCAGGCCGCGCTGGCGATGATCGCCGTGCCCGTAGCCTTCTATGCAGGTGTCTCCGCAAGTACGCTCCCGGCGCTTTTCCCGACCGAATCGCGCTTCTCCGGCATGGGCCTTTCCTACAACTTCGCGGTTTCCCTGTTCGGCGGCACCACACCGCTGGTCTCGCAAGCGCTGATCACCTTTACCGGCAACCACGACGCCCCCGGCTTCTATATCATGTTCTTCGCCATTTTCAGCGGCATTGCCGCCATCGTCATGCGCGAATCCTCCAAATCACCGCTGCCCGGCTCAATGCCGACAGTAGGCAGCGAAGAGGAAGCACGCGAATTGGTCCTGACGCAGGAGCAGAACCCGAACCTCGACACCAGCACCATGCCGATGCCGATGATCACGGTGGAAATTCCGGTGGGCCAGACGCTTCCGCAACGTCCGGAAAACATCAAACCGGTCGTGCACAAAGATCCCAAGCCGGATTCTCAGGATACCGAATCCAAGCCGAATGAACCCGACGGCAAACAATCCAACAAGAAATGA
- a CDS encoding BspA family leucine-rich repeat surface protein, which produces MSRKSTKLVGVLAAAAMMLSTAVTALAQSTGSSSADGEQTNAQSADATQGQNGQRPGDNGSSNDAQQQSTGKLSQSNDKKGDAGAAGQSGSADAEVKKDVAPAAQANGPVQRQQPTVGQQSAIGPQATCPGGTWGTASYTCEVNSDSTYTLHVGAGTLGVNTHKSGDWYLMSEVLTNVSKVVFDDPSNTHLPADSAGLFGYDKYNGWGPSQNLLTEIVGIGDVDTSQVTDMTSMFRGATHLTSLDLHKWDVSHVRFMYYMFDRDSQLTAVGDIGNWNVSQVGNMEGMFRYDSSLQNLDLSNWQTSKLYDMNYLFSFAKSLTSVGDLSGWDVSHVRDMFNVFSYMDALESLDLHGWDVSHVDPSWSYGMDSMFTNDRALRSLDVRGWDTSRITTMKYMFEQDRHLATIRGIGDWNVSHLREADEMFREVGRDVPGEPTWAAEIAKWDVSSLTSAPGMFEWTNLIKLDLSHWNTRSLTDGWGMFSTPKEIAYSDADRTDGIHDLVLGPDTLIKADFFSSNQATGQPTVNEDLGYSGQWVLTQGVGETEDWHGDRSNHDASGQLAARTQSGNPFAGEYQWERSYTLEFVANVPDGSNASGMPNRQTSYGTDDTEEVDLTFGSGPTNENYTFTGWKDDDGNVYPPANHPYTQSLTLKAGVNHLTAQWQRKQVPVQYKLTLEKNGKPGAVIDGDTITLSSTTTDTSHTFTLSNDDVYSDTSGFHQFVCWSTESDGTGINYHIGDPVTLSSGKPTLTLYAQWSTRYKLSMAAHAPEAGITVKQDETYTGNPSFFVSASPAIGWAIPANLNTIFTLHDDTGADVTSDFEFTGWTYDEEGNDKVTGNAESSETNPNTTIYAQWKRVRAKKQYIYSLEFDTNLSGGTLSKTFPTVTSGPNKVADMTYALTIPSEYTVDHDDSNGHVFHGWTDKDGHTYQAGDTVNLTSDHTKVKLYGIWTARPSHITPITGPSIPQQPSPVAPLPPAGPSQPSEPADPEKPTQPAGSTKPTTSKTPAKPKAPSKDRQSVIANNNAKSTSSAVPTQAVPVPVPVFRANAPTIVTVPRVASRATTPQTASRAAAPVVPQQRNQAAPRRHNPCVSGDKRANTAAFIMQASGNVNLAGNDICGGEEALPASPALIRPAFPWWIFLVLALVLAVVVYICREKMVYAQHRSEVCDR; this is translated from the coding sequence ATGAGTAGAAAGAGCACGAAACTTGTCGGCGTTCTGGCTGCTGCGGCAATGATGCTGAGCACCGCCGTCACTGCGTTGGCGCAGTCGACAGGTAGCAGCTCGGCTGACGGTGAGCAGACCAACGCGCAGAGTGCGGATGCCACCCAAGGGCAGAATGGGCAGCGGCCCGGCGATAACGGTTCGTCCAATGACGCGCAGCAACAGTCCACCGGAAAACTAAGCCAATCCAACGATAAGAAGGGCGATGCGGGCGCTGCCGGTCAAAGTGGTTCCGCCGATGCCGAGGTCAAGAAAGACGTTGCTCCAGCGGCCCAGGCAAACGGCCCGGTGCAACGCCAGCAGCCCACGGTCGGCCAACAGTCGGCAATCGGCCCGCAGGCCACGTGCCCGGGCGGTACGTGGGGCACGGCCAGCTATACCTGCGAGGTCAATTCGGATTCTACCTACACGCTTCACGTGGGCGCTGGCACGCTGGGGGTCAACACCCATAAAAGCGGTGATTGGTATCTCATGTCTGAAGTGCTGACCAACGTCAGCAAAGTGGTCTTCGACGATCCCAGCAACACCCATCTACCTGCAGATAGCGCGGGGCTTTTTGGTTACGACAAATACAACGGTTGGGGCCCCAGCCAAAATTTGCTGACGGAAATCGTGGGTATCGGCGATGTTGATACCAGCCAGGTCACCGATATGACTTCCATGTTCAGGGGTGCTACGCACCTCACGTCACTTGACCTGCATAAGTGGGATGTCTCTCATGTGCGGTTTATGTATTATATGTTCGATCGGGACTCGCAGCTTACCGCGGTTGGAGACATCGGCAATTGGAACGTTTCCCAGGTCGGCAACATGGAAGGTATGTTCCGATATGATTCCAGCCTTCAAAACCTTGATCTGTCGAATTGGCAGACCAGCAAACTGTACGATATGAACTATCTGTTCTCGTTTGCCAAGTCCTTGACGAGTGTCGGCGATTTGTCAGGCTGGGATGTGTCTCATGTCAGGGATATGTTCAACGTCTTTTCGTATATGGACGCTCTTGAGTCGCTTGATCTGCATGGCTGGGACGTTTCCCATGTGGATCCAAGTTGGAGCTATGGAATGGATTCCATGTTCACCAACGATCGGGCATTGAGGAGCTTGGATGTACGGGGTTGGGACACCAGCCGCATCACAACGATGAAGTACATGTTCGAACAGGACCGGCATTTGGCCACGATTCGCGGAATCGGGGATTGGAATGTTTCCCATTTGCGGGAAGCGGACGAAATGTTCAGGGAAGTCGGCCGCGATGTGCCGGGGGAGCCTACTTGGGCAGCGGAAATCGCTAAATGGGATGTCTCGTCGTTGACCAGTGCGCCGGGCATGTTCGAGTGGACCAACCTGATTAAGCTTGATCTTTCCCATTGGAACACCCGTTCGTTGACGGATGGCTGGGGTATGTTCAGTACTCCTAAGGAAATCGCTTACAGTGATGCGGATCGTACCGACGGAATCCACGATTTGGTACTTGGGCCGGATACCCTTATCAAGGCTGACTTCTTCAGTTCCAATCAGGCCACCGGTCAGCCGACAGTTAACGAGGATTTGGGATACAGTGGCCAGTGGGTTCTTACGCAGGGTGTAGGCGAAACCGAGGATTGGCACGGTGATCGTAGCAACCACGACGCTTCCGGACAGCTCGCGGCGCGCACGCAAAGCGGCAATCCGTTCGCAGGCGAATATCAGTGGGAGCGCTCTTACACTCTTGAGTTTGTGGCCAACGTTCCCGATGGCAGCAATGCTTCCGGCATGCCGAACAGGCAGACCTCGTACGGAACGGACGACACCGAAGAAGTCGATTTGACCTTCGGCTCTGGTCCGACAAACGAAAACTATACGTTTACAGGCTGGAAAGACGACGACGGCAATGTGTATCCGCCGGCCAACCACCCGTATACCCAAAGTCTGACCCTCAAGGCCGGTGTCAACCACCTGACGGCTCAGTGGCAGCGCAAGCAGGTGCCGGTGCAGTACAAACTGACGCTGGAAAAGAACGGAAAACCGGGGGCTGTCATCGATGGTGACACCATCACGCTCAGCAGCACGACGACCGATACCAGCCATACGTTCACGCTCAGCAACGATGACGTCTATTCTGACACCAGTGGTTTCCACCAGTTCGTTTGCTGGTCGACGGAATCTGACGGAACCGGTATCAATTACCATATCGGCGATCCCGTCACGTTGAGCAGTGGCAAGCCGACATTGACGCTTTATGCACAGTGGTCCACGCGTTACAAGCTGTCCATGGCTGCCCATGCTCCGGAAGCGGGGATTACCGTCAAACAAGATGAAACGTACACTGGCAATCCTTCATTCTTTGTCTCTGCGTCCCCTGCAATTGGTTGGGCGATTCCGGCCAATTTGAATACGATATTCACGCTTCACGATGACACCGGCGCCGATGTGACTTCGGACTTCGAGTTCACCGGATGGACCTATGACGAAGAAGGCAACGATAAAGTTACCGGAAACGCAGAGTCTAGCGAAACCAATCCGAACACTACCATCTACGCTCAGTGGAAGCGGGTCAGGGCCAAGAAGCAGTATATCTATTCTCTTGAGTTCGACACCAACCTTTCCGGCGGAACTCTCTCCAAGACATTCCCGACAGTGACCAGCGGCCCTAACAAGGTGGCAGACATGACCTATGCGTTGACTATTCCCAGCGAATACACGGTCGACCACGATGACAGCAACGGCCATGTGTTCCATGGCTGGACCGACAAGGATGGTCATACCTATCAGGCCGGAGATACGGTCAATCTGACTTCTGACCATACGAAGGTCAAGCTCTACGGCATTTGGACGGCTCGGCCCAGTCATATCACGCCTATCACCGGCCCGTCTATTCCGCAACAGCCTTCCCCGGTAGCTCCGTTGCCGCCTGCGGGACCTTCGCAACCCAGTGAACCCGCTGATCCCGAAAAGCCTACGCAGCCTGCGGGTTCGACAAAGCCGACGACTTCGAAGACCCCTGCAAAGCCCAAGGCTCCTTCCAAGGACCGCCAGAGCGTAATTGCCAACAATAATGCCAAGTCAACGTCATCGGCTGTGCCGACGCAGGCCGTGCCTGTGCCCGTCCCTGTGTTCAGGGCCAACGCGCCGACAATCGTCACGGTTCCTCGTGTTGCATCGCGGGCAACTACGCCGCAAACCGCTTCTCGGGCCGCCGCTCCGGTCGTCCCGCAGCAGCGTAATCAGGCTGCGCCTCGGCGCCACAACCCCTGTGTGTCGGGCGACAAGCGTGCCAATACCGCAGCATTCATCATGCAGGCTTCCGGTAATGTTAACCTGGCTGGCAACGATATCTGCGGCGGCGAAGAGGCGTTACCGGCCTCACCTGCCCTGATTCGTCCGGCGTTCCCCTGGTGGATTTTCCTGGTCTTGGCGCTGGTGCTTGCTGTGGTTGTCTACATTTGCCGGGAAAAGATGGTGTATGCCCAGCACCGTAGCGAGGTGTGCGATCGGTGA
- a CDS encoding ABC transporter ATP-binding protein, protein MPRMRGPVEKPADFGGVMLKLVRYCRKYLPVIIIALVLGAAGTICQIIGPDQLKNMTNAIAKGLPALVHGKLVMGAVDMGEVTRIGWLLVGLYAGYAILGYAQHWMMATVTQRIAQSLRKSISDKINKLPLKYFDHTSYGDVLSRITNDVDAIGQTLGQSLGMLITSITLFVGSLIMMFYNNVIMTLCAIAVSVLGVVVMLLIMHFSQKYFARQQIALGDVNGHVEEMYSGHIVVKAYNGEADSIRRFEKYNNDLYDSAWKSQFLSGLMGPMMNMIGNLSFVAVCIVGGALAINGQIEFGVIVAFMMYVRLFTQPLSQFAQAFQNLQRCAAASERVFGFLEEPEMSDESKKSALLGRDPKTGKPTRVRGDVEFKDVSFGYEPGKPIIHDFSASVKAGQKVAIVGPTGAGKSTMVNLLMRFYDIDGGAMYIDGIDTSTVPRANVHDQFSMVLQDTWVFRGTVKENVAYSKKGVTDQQIEDACKAVGLDHYVRSLPQGYDTVLDDNSSLSQGQRQLLTIARAMVQDAPILILDEATSSVDTRTEELIQKAMDDLTVGRTSFVIAHRLSTIKDADMILVMNHGDIVERGTHDELLKKGGFYADLYNSQFSTLVA, encoded by the coding sequence ATGCCAAGAATGAGGGGACCGGTCGAGAAGCCGGCCGATTTCGGCGGAGTGATGCTCAAACTCGTGCGTTACTGCCGCAAATACCTGCCCGTCATCATCATCGCGCTCGTCTTGGGCGCGGCCGGCACCATCTGCCAGATCATCGGGCCGGATCAACTGAAGAACATGACCAACGCCATCGCCAAGGGCCTGCCCGCCTTGGTGCACGGCAAGCTCGTGATGGGCGCGGTCGATATGGGCGAGGTCACGCGCATCGGTTGGCTTTTGGTCGGTCTCTACGCCGGCTATGCCATCTTGGGCTACGCGCAACACTGGATGATGGCCACCGTCACCCAGCGCATCGCACAAAGCCTGCGCAAGTCGATCTCCGACAAGATCAACAAGCTGCCGCTCAAGTACTTCGACCACACCAGCTACGGCGACGTGCTTTCGCGCATCACCAACGATGTCGACGCCATCGGCCAGACCCTGGGCCAGTCGCTGGGCATGCTCATCACTTCAATCACGTTGTTCGTCGGCTCGCTGATCATGATGTTCTACAACAACGTCATCATGACGCTTTGTGCGATTGCGGTCTCGGTTTTGGGCGTTGTGGTCATGCTGCTCATCATGCACTTCTCGCAGAAATACTTCGCCCGCCAGCAAATCGCGCTCGGCGACGTCAACGGTCACGTCGAAGAGATGTACTCCGGCCATATCGTCGTCAAGGCCTATAACGGCGAGGCCGACTCCATCCGCCGTTTCGAGAAGTACAACAACGACCTCTATGATTCCGCATGGAAGAGCCAGTTCCTCTCCGGTCTGATGGGCCCGATGATGAACATGATCGGCAACCTGAGTTTCGTCGCGGTCTGCATCGTCGGCGGTGCGCTCGCCATCAACGGCCAGATTGAGTTCGGCGTCATCGTGGCCTTCATGATGTACGTCCGCCTCTTCACCCAGCCGCTTTCACAGTTCGCGCAGGCCTTCCAGAACCTCCAGCGTTGTGCCGCCGCTTCCGAGCGCGTCTTCGGCTTCCTCGAGGAGCCCGAGATGAGCGACGAAAGCAAGAAGTCTGCGCTGCTCGGCCGCGACCCGAAGACCGGCAAGCCCACCCGCGTTCGTGGTGACGTCGAATTCAAGGACGTCAGCTTCGGTTACGAGCCCGGCAAGCCGATTATTCACGACTTCTCGGCTAGTGTCAAAGCCGGCCAGAAGGTCGCCATCGTCGGCCCGACCGGTGCCGGCAAGTCCACCATGGTCAACCTCTTGATGCGTTTCTATGACATCGACGGCGGCGCCATGTATATCGACGGGATCGACACCTCCACGGTTCCGCGCGCCAATGTGCACGACCAGTTCTCGATGGTGCTGCAGGATACGTGGGTTTTCCGCGGCACGGTCAAGGAGAACGTCGCTTACTCCAAGAAGGGTGTAACCGACCAGCAGATCGAGGATGCATGTAAGGCCGTCGGCCTTGACCATTACGTGCGCTCGCTGCCGCAGGGCTACGACACCGTGCTCGATGACAATTCCTCGCTTTCGCAGGGCCAGCGTCAGTTGCTGACGATTGCCCGCGCGATGGTGCAGGATGCGCCGATTCTGATTCTTGACGAGGCTACGTCGTCGGTCGATACTCGTACCGAGGAGCTGATCCAGAAGGCGATGGACGACCTGACCGTGGGCCGCACGAGCTTCGTGATCGCGCATCGTCTCTCCACCATCAAGGATGCGGACATGATCCTGGTGATGAACCACGGCGACATCGTCGAACGCGGCACCCACGACGAGCTCTTAAAGAAGGGTGGTTTCTACGCCGACCTCTATAACAGCCAGTTCTCCACGCTGGTCGCGTGA